From the Candidatus Latescibacter sp. genome, one window contains:
- a CDS encoding Gfo/Idh/MocA family oxidoreductase, with the protein REHCREWSRNPGVRIKTICDPDENLFKACSDELEKLQGSRPKTEFDLRRVFDDKDIDAVSIATPDHWHALAAIWACQAGKHVYAEKPVSHNIWEGRKVVDAARKYNRIVAAGMQNRSINGVKEAMKFLHEGKLGDIYMARALCFKPRDSIGKQQDAPVPKGVHYDLWLGPAPARPFNPNRFHYNWHWFWDYGCSDMGNQGPHQMDIARWGLKKAVHPKKIKCAGGYFAFDSDQESPNTQIATFEYDDGKIVQFEVRGVYTNSEEGILIGNFFYGTLGWMQINGNEWKTFFGRKNQPGPSYTNANEKSADPAVLAGAGSSPHFRNFIDTLRSGNWMELAADIEEGHMSTSMCHLGNISNRLGRELTFDSHAERFSGDDIADSYLTRNYRYPYVVKEQV; encoded by the coding sequence AGGGAGCACTGCCGCGAGTGGTCAAGAAACCCGGGGGTGCGGATCAAAACGATCTGCGATCCCGACGAGAATCTGTTCAAAGCCTGCTCTGACGAATTGGAGAAGCTCCAGGGAAGCCGTCCGAAAACGGAGTTCGACCTGCGCCGGGTGTTTGATGACAAGGACATAGACGCCGTCTCGATTGCGACCCCCGACCACTGGCATGCCCTGGCCGCCATCTGGGCCTGCCAGGCGGGTAAACATGTGTATGCTGAAAAACCGGTCTCCCATAACATCTGGGAAGGCCGGAAAGTCGTGGATGCGGCAAGAAAATACAACCGAATCGTCGCCGCTGGAATGCAGAACCGCAGCATCAACGGGGTCAAAGAGGCAATGAAATTTCTCCATGAGGGCAAGCTCGGCGATATTTACATGGCGCGGGCGCTCTGTTTCAAACCCCGCGATTCCATCGGAAAACAACAGGACGCCCCCGTTCCGAAGGGAGTACATTACGATCTGTGGCTCGGTCCGGCGCCCGCCCGCCCTTTCAATCCCAACCGCTTTCACTACAACTGGCACTGGTTCTGGGATTACGGCTGTTCGGACATGGGAAACCAGGGACCCCACCAGATGGACATCGCCCGCTGGGGATTGAAAAAAGCCGTCCACCCTAAAAAAATCAAATGCGCAGGGGGATATTTCGCTTTCGATTCCGACCAGGAATCCCCTAACACCCAGATCGCCACTTTCGAGTATGATGACGGGAAAATCGTGCAGTTCGAGGTGCGAGGGGTTTACACGAACAGCGAGGAAGGGATTCTCATCGGCAATTTCTTTTACGGCACCCTGGGCTGGATGCAGATAAACGGCAACGAGTGGAAGACTTTTTTCGGCCGTAAGAACCAACCCGGCCCGAGCTATACGAACGCAAACGAAAAATCCGCCGATCCGGCCGTCCTGGCCGGCGCCGGGAGCAGCCCTCACTTCCGTAATTTCATCGACACTCTACGATCGGGGAACTGGATGGAACTTGCCGCAGATATCGAGGAGGGACACATGTCGACCTCGATGTGCCATCTGGGGAATATTTCCAACCGTCTGGGCCGGGAGTTGACTTTCGATTCTCACGCAGAGCGTTTTTCAGGAGACGATATCGCTGACAGCTATCTCACACGGAATTACCGGTATCCGTATGTTGTAAAGGAGCAGGTATGA
- a CDS encoding sugar phosphate isomerase/epimerase: MMNEPSRRKFLRRAGVGLAAVPLAGEALAQKAKSPKLTLGMASYTFRKFDLEKTLAMTKRLGLKQIAFKDFHLPMDSTPEVIRAAAVKTRDAGLELYGCGVVYMKTEAEVNRAFDYAKTAGMAIIIGVPEHGLLDLVNRKAQEYNIKVAIHNHGPGDKVYPSPQTAYDKIRDLDPRMGLCLDIGHAQRLGVDPSEAARKFSKRLLDVHIKDVSSSSAEGTTVEIGRGVIDIPRFLRTLIELRYTGTLALEYEKDENDPLPGAAESIGYLRGALELM; the protein is encoded by the coding sequence ATGATGAACGAACCTTCCAGAAGAAAATTCCTCCGTCGTGCGGGCGTGGGACTCGCCGCCGTTCCACTCGCCGGAGAGGCCTTGGCGCAAAAAGCGAAATCCCCGAAGTTGACCCTGGGCATGGCTTCGTACACCTTCCGCAAATTCGACCTGGAAAAAACCCTCGCCATGACCAAGCGGCTGGGTCTCAAACAAATCGCATTCAAGGACTTTCACCTTCCCATGGACAGCACCCCGGAGGTAATACGAGCGGCAGCGGTGAAAACGAGGGATGCCGGGCTTGAGCTTTATGGGTGCGGGGTGGTGTACATGAAGACCGAGGCCGAAGTGAATCGGGCGTTCGATTATGCCAAAACTGCAGGCATGGCAATAATCATCGGCGTCCCGGAACACGGCCTCCTGGATCTGGTAAACCGAAAAGCGCAGGAGTATAATATCAAGGTAGCTATTCACAATCACGGGCCCGGCGACAAGGTGTACCCCAGTCCGCAGACCGCCTACGACAAGATAAGGGATCTCGATCCGCGCATGGGGCTTTGCCTGGATATCGGGCACGCCCAGCGTCTCGGGGTTGATCCGTCCGAGGCGGCCAGGAAGTTTTCAAAGCGCCTGCTCGATGTGCATATCAAGGACGTGTCCTCTTCATCGGCGGAGGGAACCACAGTGGAGATCGGGCGCGGGGTCATCGACATACCCCGGTTTCTCCGCACCCTGATCGAACTCCGTTATACCGGCACATTGGCGCTGGAATATGAGAAAGACGAGAACGATCCCCTGCCCGGCGCCGCGGAATCGATCGGGTACCTGAGGGGAGCTTTGGAGTTGATGTAA